A window of Belonocnema kinseyi isolate 2016_QV_RU_SX_M_011 chromosome 9, B_treatae_v1, whole genome shotgun sequence contains these coding sequences:
- the LOC117179780 gene encoding farnesol dehydrogenase-like: MNRWCGKVAAVTGASAGIGAAIARSLVQKGMIVVGLARRKEKMEKELECVKDKGTFIARKLDITDECAIIHTFEWIKKEFGGVNVLVNNAGIAIPGQILDVETAIWKQTIDVNVLGTLRCTREAVKILKETCEEGHIININSVLGHRIPRTGNAFPLNVYPSTKFAITALTQTLEDELRGSRIKISSISPGLVKTEIFDFDKDVSGWPYLESEDIADAVVYALGTHPRVQLSDIMIRPVGEAF; encoded by the exons ATGAACCGGTGGTGTGGAAAAGTTGCTGCAGTAACTGGTGCTTCCGCTGGTATTGGTGCAGCAATAGCAAGATCGTTAGTTCAAAAAGGCATGATAGTGGTTGGACTTGccagaagaaaagaaaaaatggag AAAGAACTGGAATGTGTAAAAGACAAAGGGACATTTATTGCCCGAAAATTAGACATTACTGATGAATGTGCAATAATTCATACATTCGAATGGATAAAAAAAGAGTTTGGTGGTGTTAATGTTCTTGTAAATAATGCTGGCATTGCTATTCCTGGACAAATACTAG atgttGAGACAGCAATTTGGAAACAAACGATTGATGTAAATGTACTGGGCACTTTACGTTGCACTCGGGAAGctgttaaaattttgaaggaaacTTGCGAAGAAGGCCACATCATCAATATAAATAG CGTTTTAGGCCACAGGATTCCTAGAACTGGTAATGCATTCCCCTTGAATGTTTATCCAAGTACGAAGTTTGCAATTACAGCATTAACGCAAACATTAGAAGATGAGCTACGTGGCTCTAGAATAAAAATTTCG agCATCAGTCCTGGTCTTGTGAAAACGGAAATATTCGATTTTGATAAAGACGTTTCTGGATGGCCGTATCTAGAATCGGAAGATATAGCCGATGCTGTAGTTTATGCTTTAGGTACCCACCCACGAGTTCAATTATCCGACATAATGATCAGACCCGTGGGAGAAGCCTTCTGA